The following proteins are co-located in the Shouchella hunanensis genome:
- a CDS encoding STAS domain-containing protein, giving the protein MSAINRLPVPYFELDETYRILNRSTVAKQAFKLADSFIDLLDIGSVDKVTRFLSKQENGKIELNMDTIEAPYVLHTLFAHWDEERFHIICIKQDGNLTELIEKVQKQSRRLAQTDFELLEKKEELEESLSMIKQLSAPFIAISAELAFVPFFGDLDEHLIKQNQGVISKNVYQADYDYLFFDFSGVGNITNLGMRELLRLVQALQIMGIETRVIGLRPEHAQLLHGNDIQKRTQFNGSLAEMIRKHM; this is encoded by the coding sequence ATGTCCGCAATTAATCGTTTACCAGTTCCCTATTTTGAGTTAGACGAAACGTATCGAATTTTGAATCGATCCACTGTAGCTAAACAAGCGTTTAAACTAGCTGATTCGTTTATCGATCTTTTAGATATAGGAAGTGTGGATAAAGTAACCCGCTTTCTTTCTAAACAAGAAAACGGGAAGATCGAATTAAATATGGATACAATAGAAGCTCCTTATGTACTGCATACATTGTTTGCACATTGGGACGAAGAGCGTTTCCATATTATTTGTATTAAACAAGATGGAAACTTAACAGAGCTGATTGAAAAGGTTCAAAAGCAAAGCAGACGCTTGGCACAGACAGACTTTGAACTGCTTGAGAAAAAAGAAGAGCTTGAAGAATCTTTAAGTATGATTAAACAACTTTCAGCTCCGTTTATTGCCATATCAGCTGAGCTTGCATTTGTACCGTTTTTTGGTGACTTAGATGAACATTTAATTAAGCAAAATCAGGGAGTCATCTCAAAAAATGTGTATCAAGCCGATTATGACTATCTTTTCTTCGACTTTAGTGGTGTTGGTAACATCACTAACCTAGGGATGAGAGAGTTGCTACGTTTAGTCCAAGCTCTACAAATCATGGGAATTGAAACACGAGTTATCGGTTTAAGACCAGAACATGCACAGCTATTACACGGAAATGATATTCAGAAACGAACTCAATTTAACGGTAGTTTAGCTGAAATGATTCGTAAGCATATGTAA
- a CDS encoding cobalamin B12-binding domain-containing protein, with product MEQSWEVLVDALLDGDEDRAWNCVRRLSDAGYDSIWIYEKLLTKAMVHTGWLWEQNRITIADEHLATSTCDFVLTRYHYYIRKWRAPKNGKSVMFLCLDQEQHDLGIKMCACLLEELGWTTRLLGASVPLEQAEMMAKKWQPDAIAISVSIPYHARSLNLYVDTLEKLPHKPTIVIGGRLVSMYDLSPLCNNQTVLIGNLTELAKWQERQLGVSADVRN from the coding sequence ATGGAGCAGTCATGGGAAGTGTTAGTAGACGCCTTGCTTGATGGAGATGAAGATCGTGCTTGGAATTGTGTCCGTCGCCTTTCTGATGCTGGGTATGATAGTATTTGGATATATGAAAAATTATTAACGAAAGCAATGGTTCATACTGGATGGCTATGGGAACAGAATCGAATTACAATTGCTGATGAGCACTTAGCTACGTCAACGTGCGATTTTGTATTGACACGCTATCACTATTATATACGAAAATGGCGAGCGCCTAAAAACGGTAAAAGCGTCATGTTTCTATGTTTAGATCAAGAGCAACATGATCTAGGCATCAAAATGTGCGCCTGTTTATTGGAAGAGCTTGGCTGGACGACACGTCTATTAGGAGCAAGTGTCCCCCTCGAGCAAGCGGAGATGATGGCGAAGAAATGGCAGCCCGATGCCATTGCCATTTCAGTGTCTATTCCCTATCACGCCCGTAGTTTGAATTTGTATGTTGATACGTTAGAAAAATTACCCCATAAACCAACGATTGTAATTGGTGGACGACTTGTCTCAATGTACGACTTAAGTCCGCTCTGTAATAATCAGACCGTATTAATTGGAAACTTAACAGAACTAGCTAAATGGCAGGAAAGACAATTAGGGGTGAGTGCGGATGTCCGCAATTAA
- a CDS encoding NAD-dependent epimerase/dehydratase family protein codes for MNQLTVIGGLGFIGSHVCAKFLDEGWEVVAVDHMVEKTQEKQMIEMSMGRNAHFTFIHKNVNEFRPLSDNATYVYVADNEKKEEVLAFASGLHQHDRLLYLSTTRKGETRTTMEEEIKALASSTPFSLIILRSPQAYGLHSNLSFSYIDEQINQGNRDLLYINDLVDYVYAAIEKENGTYSVIGSDEENEDFLPFSPKWSLDEGRRAYKEAEKKWIRQNDLK; via the coding sequence ATGAATCAACTAACGGTTATTGGTGGTTTGGGTTTTATTGGGAGTCATGTGTGCGCGAAATTTCTTGATGAAGGTTGGGAAGTGGTCGCTGTTGACCACATGGTAGAAAAGACACAGGAAAAACAAATGATTGAAATGAGTATGGGGAGGAATGCACACTTTACGTTTATCCATAAAAACGTAAACGAGTTTAGACCGTTAAGCGATAATGCTACTTATGTGTACGTCGCAGATAATGAAAAGAAAGAAGAAGTACTCGCATTTGCTTCTGGCTTACATCAGCATGATCGTCTGCTTTATCTATCAACAACAAGAAAAGGGGAAACGCGCACCACAATGGAAGAAGAGATAAAGGCATTGGCATCTTCCACACCATTCTCTCTTATTATTTTGCGTAGTCCACAAGCGTACGGATTACACAGCAATCTATCGTTTTCGTATATTGATGAACAAATAAATCAAGGCAATCGGGATTTGCTTTACATTAACGATTTAGTGGATTATGTGTATGCTGCTATTGAAAAAGAGAATGGGACGTATTCGGTAATTGGAAGTGACGAAGAAAATGAGGACTTTCTCCCTTTTTCGCCAAAATGGTCTCTTGATGAGGGGCGCAGAGCATACAAGGAGGCAGAAAAAAAGTGGATCCGACAAAATGACTTAAAATAA
- a CDS encoding YjzC family protein has protein sequence MGQNKQFTAGQKAPNNGIYVEIGETGSMVTRPKSVHLQAGDVFPELTNDDRKWTQKRKP, from the coding sequence ATGGGCCAAAACAAACAATTTACTGCTGGACAAAAAGCGCCTAATAATGGAATTTACGTCGAAATTGGTGAAACCGGAAGTATGGTTACTCGTCCAAAATCGGTTCATTTGCAAGCTGGAGATGTTTTTCCAGAATTAACAAATGATGATCGAAAATGGACGCAAAAACGTAAGCCATAA
- the argF gene encoding ornithine carbamoyltransferase encodes MQSTAINLTGKHMLTLLDYTVEEIDYLLMKASELKQATQKGELNELLRGKSLGMIFENASTRTRVSFEVGMTQLGGHALFLSPKDLQIGRGEPIKDTANVLSRYVDAIMIRTNSHQTVEEFATHATVPVINALTDAYHPCQALADALTIKEKKGALKGLTLVYVGDGNNVAHSLMAVGAKTGMNVTISSPDGYEVDSEIFVRAKEQAKETGAIIKVEQDPLVAAKGADIIYTDVWTSMGYENEQSKHSQDLKPYQVNEGLMAEADSKAIFMHCLPAHRDEEVTSGVIDSAQSVVYDQAENRLHVQKAILASVISHNGC; translated from the coding sequence ATGCAAAGCACTGCCATCAATTTAACCGGAAAACATATGTTAACCTTGCTTGACTATACCGTCGAGGAAATTGATTATTTATTAATGAAAGCAAGTGAATTAAAACAAGCGACTCAAAAGGGAGAGTTAAACGAACTTTTACGCGGGAAATCACTCGGTATGATTTTTGAGAACGCGTCAACAAGAACTCGAGTGTCGTTTGAGGTAGGGATGACACAATTAGGTGGGCATGCATTATTTTTAAGCCCGAAAGACTTACAAATTGGTCGAGGAGAGCCAATAAAAGATACGGCAAATGTACTATCTCGTTATGTTGACGCCATCATGATTCGAACGAACTCACATCAAACTGTAGAGGAATTTGCAACCCATGCAACGGTTCCTGTTATTAACGCTTTAACAGACGCCTATCACCCTTGTCAAGCGCTTGCTGATGCTCTGACGATTAAAGAGAAAAAAGGGGCTTTGAAAGGCCTCACCCTTGTATATGTTGGTGATGGAAACAATGTAGCTCACTCTTTAATGGCTGTGGGTGCCAAAACAGGGATGAATGTTACGATTTCAAGCCCTGATGGTTACGAAGTCGATAGCGAAATTTTCGTTCGAGCGAAGGAACAAGCAAAGGAGACCGGTGCGATCATTAAGGTGGAGCAGGATCCACTCGTCGCGGCTAAAGGAGCTGACATCATCTATACAGACGTATGGACGAGTATGGGTTATGAAAACGAGCAAAGCAAACATAGTCAAGACTTGAAACCCTATCAAGTAAATGAAGGCTTAATGGCTGAAGCTGATTCGAAGGCGATATTTATGCATTGTCTTCCTGCACATCGAGATGAAGAAGTGACAAGCGGAGTCATTGATAGTGCACAATCTGTTGTATACGATCAAGCAGAAAATCGACTTCATGTTCAAAAAGCTATTTTGGCCTCTGTAATTTCACATAATGGATGCTAG
- a CDS encoding carbamoyl phosphate synthase large subunit → MHNHSIKSVLVIGSGPIVIGQAAEFDYAGTQGCLALKEEGIRVILLNPNPATVMTDEHCADVVYFERLTAATVENIIKKEKPDGLLATLGGQTGLNLALKLHDEGTLEKYGVSLLGTPIESIKKGEDRERFRDLMNELQEPVPESDIIHTVEEAVAFSEKIDFPIIVRPAYTLGGSGGGIAQNVNQLRTIVANGIRQSPINQCLIEKSIAGFKEIEYEVMRDSNDTCITICNMENIDPVGIHTGDSIVVAPSQTLTDRDYQMLRSASTKIIRALGIIGGCNIQFALDPHSDQYYLIEVNPRVSRSSALASKATGYPIARIAAKLAVGYHLHELLNPVTGHTYASFEPALDYCIVKFPRWPFDKFYQADRTLGTQMKATGEVMAIERSFGAALQKAIRSLEIGIEDLARGEFDKDETSYLWTLMSQADDRRLFILFELLRRGINVEELHQETKIDRFFLQRFASLIEVENDLKAGSLQSVTKSQMEDYKKAGFSDQNVANLWGVTEVEVRDTRLEMGIKPVYKMVDTCAGEFEAQTPYFYSSYFGENESLPSPNKKIIIIGSGPIRIGQGIEFDYCSVHGAKTIRELGYEAIIINNNPETVSTDYMTADRLYFEPLALEDVVAIVNHEHVEGVVVTLGGQTGIKLTKELEQAGIHVFGVSSACVDELEERDAFYTLLSTIGVEPIPGVAVSSIEEAFDYCDEATFPMLVRPSFVIGGQGMAILQTKEQVEDYLKDHPYKGLFPLLMDTYVQGVEIDVDVLTDGEEIYVAGMFEHVEQAGVHSGDSLAITPPYRVSNAIQNRLEIIAKKLADAMAFKGIFNIQFVVQGEDIYVIEVNPRASRTVPLLAKLTGEPFVAYATRLMLGETIDQLPIRKQKPSFFAAKAPVFSYGKLSGLDPKLGAEMKSTGELLMIGETPEEALAKVSAPFETLPSLFEDHLNKSVFLQVEAGIEEYVSPLLQEAGFTIETDQFEKWIETTGAKALIDLTLPGQPGNERYRHQALAQQLSVFTEQATVAASLYYYDHPSFRLKSIAEWRDPLNVKKESTLCKALPSI, encoded by the coding sequence ATGCATAACCATTCCATAAAAAGCGTGTTAGTCATCGGATCAGGACCCATTGTGATTGGTCAGGCAGCAGAATTTGATTATGCGGGGACACAAGGATGTCTTGCATTAAAAGAAGAAGGCATTCGCGTAATTTTACTAAACCCTAACCCAGCAACCGTTATGACAGATGAGCACTGTGCTGATGTTGTTTATTTTGAACGATTGACGGCTGCGACAGTAGAAAATATTATAAAAAAAGAAAAACCAGATGGTCTATTGGCTACGCTTGGTGGTCAAACAGGATTAAATTTAGCGTTAAAACTTCATGATGAAGGAACCCTTGAGAAATATGGCGTGAGCTTGTTGGGCACACCCATTGAGTCAATAAAAAAAGGGGAGGATCGAGAACGATTCCGTGATTTAATGAATGAATTACAAGAACCTGTCCCTGAAAGTGACATTATCCACACGGTTGAAGAAGCCGTTGCTTTTTCTGAGAAAATTGATTTTCCTATTATTGTTAGACCTGCCTATACCCTTGGTGGTTCCGGGGGCGGAATTGCCCAGAATGTGAATCAGTTGCGTACAATTGTGGCCAATGGAATTAGACAGAGCCCGATTAATCAATGCTTGATTGAAAAAAGCATTGCAGGGTTTAAAGAAATTGAGTATGAAGTGATGCGTGATTCGAACGATACGTGTATTACGATTTGTAATATGGAAAACATTGACCCAGTTGGCATTCACACAGGAGATTCAATTGTTGTAGCACCATCACAAACGTTGACTGACCGGGATTATCAAATGCTTCGTTCGGCTTCAACAAAAATCATTCGCGCGCTAGGCATTATCGGTGGTTGTAATATTCAATTTGCGCTTGATCCGCATAGTGATCAATATTACTTAATTGAAGTGAATCCTCGGGTTTCACGTTCTTCGGCACTTGCATCAAAGGCAACAGGATATCCCATTGCCCGTATTGCTGCCAAGTTAGCGGTTGGTTATCACTTACACGAACTGTTAAATCCTGTTACAGGTCACACGTACGCAAGCTTTGAACCAGCCTTGGATTATTGCATTGTAAAATTTCCACGCTGGCCATTTGATAAATTTTATCAAGCTGATCGAACCCTCGGGACACAAATGAAAGCTACAGGTGAAGTGATGGCAATTGAGCGGTCTTTTGGTGCTGCGCTGCAAAAGGCCATTCGGTCACTGGAGATTGGTATTGAAGATTTAGCAAGAGGCGAGTTTGATAAAGACGAGACGTCCTACCTTTGGACGTTAATGAGTCAAGCTGATGATCGTCGCCTCTTTATTCTGTTTGAACTTCTTCGCCGTGGAATAAATGTTGAAGAGCTTCATCAAGAAACGAAAATAGATCGCTTTTTCTTGCAACGTTTTGCAAGCCTAATTGAAGTAGAGAACGATTTGAAGGCCGGTTCTTTACAATCTGTAACGAAAAGCCAAATGGAAGACTACAAAAAAGCAGGTTTTTCCGATCAAAACGTAGCCAATCTATGGGGAGTCACTGAAGTGGAAGTAAGAGACACGCGTCTAGAAATGGGAATCAAACCTGTTTATAAGATGGTTGATACATGTGCTGGAGAATTTGAAGCACAAACACCTTACTTTTATTCAAGCTACTTTGGCGAAAATGAAAGTCTTCCTTCACCCAACAAAAAAATTATCATTATTGGTTCAGGCCCTATTCGAATTGGTCAGGGGATTGAATTTGATTATTGTTCCGTTCATGGCGCAAAGACGATTCGTGAGCTTGGTTATGAAGCCATTATCATTAATAACAACCCAGAGACTGTTAGCACAGACTACATGACCGCAGACCGCCTTTACTTTGAACCTCTCGCTCTTGAAGATGTAGTGGCTATTGTAAATCATGAACATGTTGAAGGCGTTGTTGTAACGCTAGGTGGTCAGACTGGCATAAAACTGACAAAGGAGCTTGAACAAGCAGGAATTCATGTATTTGGTGTTTCTTCCGCTTGTGTAGATGAGCTGGAAGAACGTGATGCTTTTTATACATTACTTTCAACAATTGGCGTGGAACCGATTCCTGGTGTGGCCGTTTCATCGATAGAGGAAGCGTTCGATTATTGTGATGAAGCAACATTTCCAATGTTAGTGCGACCTTCGTTTGTTATTGGAGGTCAAGGGATGGCCATATTACAAACGAAAGAACAAGTGGAAGATTATTTAAAGGATCATCCGTATAAAGGGTTATTTCCACTCCTTATGGATACGTATGTACAAGGTGTTGAAATAGATGTGGATGTGTTAACAGATGGAGAAGAGATTTATGTCGCTGGTATGTTTGAACATGTGGAACAAGCAGGCGTTCACTCTGGCGATAGTTTGGCTATTACGCCACCTTATCGTGTAAGCAATGCGATTCAGAATCGTTTAGAAATCATCGCCAAAAAACTAGCCGATGCGATGGCCTTCAAGGGCATTTTTAACATTCAATTTGTTGTGCAAGGAGAGGACATTTATGTTATTGAAGTAAATCCTCGTGCTTCTCGTACAGTGCCACTCCTCGCAAAGCTAACAGGTGAACCATTTGTTGCTTATGCAACAAGATTAATGCTAGGGGAAACCATTGATCAGCTTCCTATAAGAAAACAGAAGCCGTCCTTCTTTGCGGCTAAAGCACCTGTATTCTCATACGGGAAATTGTCTGGTCTTGATCCAAAATTAGGAGCAGAAATGAAATCAACGGGAGAATTATTAATGATCGGTGAAACGCCAGAAGAGGCTCTAGCGAAAGTAAGTGCACCATTTGAGACGTTGCCATCATTGTTTGAAGATCATCTGAACAAATCCGTTTTCTTACAGGTAGAAGCTGGCATAGAAGAATACGTCTCACCTTTACTGCAAGAAGCTGGCTTTACCATTGAAACGGACCAATTTGAAAAGTGGATTGAAACAACTGGCGCGAAGGCGCTAATTGACCTAACACTACCAGGGCAACCAGGCAATGAAAGGTATCGCCATCAAGCGCTTGCACAGCAATTGTCGGTCTTTACAGAACAAGCTACCGTTGCTGCCAGTCTTTATTATTATGATCATCCGTCCTTCCGATTAAAGTCAATAGCGGAGTGGCGAGACCCATTAAATGTGAAAAAGGAGTCGACACTATGCAAAGCACTGCCATCAATTTAA
- a CDS encoding carbamoyl phosphate synthase small subunit, translated as MKGYVLLESGEQFEGLWHGKEPVNGEIVFFTGMTGYQEVVSDPSFKGQIVVFTYPMIGNYGVNERDFESEGPKVEGVILAEVEENPSHYSQVESFCMYLEKHGIPYMTQVDTRAIVKRIRKHGDMKATMTTDASQSVKENEGLEHKDVVPFVSTKDQKIFNEEGTKHIVLIDYGYKQSIAIELVAKGMKVTVVPYETKKEAIDALKPDGLIFSNGPGNPKKLESCLTTIYELATTYPSLGICLGHQLLALAFGGETEKLTFGHRGANQPVLDYQTNRVYMTSQNHSYVVNEASIQKTDFDVRYVNVNDKSVEGLMHKHLPIMTVQFHPEASPGPMDSNAIFDEFIQTVALKERDHLYA; from the coding sequence GTGAAAGGGTACGTTTTATTAGAGAGTGGAGAGCAATTTGAAGGTTTGTGGCACGGGAAGGAACCTGTTAACGGAGAAATTGTCTTCTTTACAGGAATGACGGGTTATCAAGAAGTAGTTAGTGACCCTTCATTTAAAGGACAAATTGTTGTCTTTACGTATCCAATGATTGGAAACTATGGCGTAAATGAAAGGGATTTTGAAAGCGAAGGTCCGAAAGTAGAGGGCGTCATTTTAGCTGAAGTAGAGGAAAATCCTTCCCATTATAGTCAAGTAGAGAGCTTTTGTATGTACTTAGAAAAACATGGCATTCCATATATGACGCAAGTAGATACAAGAGCAATCGTCAAACGTATTCGTAAACATGGAGATATGAAAGCAACAATGACAACAGACGCTAGTCAGTCAGTTAAAGAAAACGAAGGACTTGAACACAAAGATGTTGTCCCATTTGTCAGTACGAAAGATCAAAAGATCTTCAACGAGGAAGGAACAAAACACATTGTTCTTATCGATTACGGTTATAAACAGTCTATTGCCATTGAACTTGTCGCAAAAGGAATGAAAGTAACCGTAGTGCCTTATGAGACAAAAAAAGAAGCCATTGATGCTTTAAAACCAGATGGACTGATCTTCTCAAATGGTCCCGGAAACCCCAAAAAACTAGAATCCTGTTTAACGACTATCTATGAACTGGCAACTACGTATCCATCATTAGGGATTTGCCTAGGTCATCAGCTTTTAGCTTTAGCGTTTGGCGGTGAAACAGAAAAACTAACGTTCGGTCACCGAGGAGCAAATCAACCCGTTTTGGACTATCAAACGAACCGAGTCTATATGACAAGTCAAAATCATAGTTACGTTGTAAACGAGGCATCCATTCAAAAGACTGATTTTGACGTTCGCTATGTTAATGTGAACGATAAAAGCGTTGAGGGGCTTATGCACAAGCATTTACCAATCATGACAGTACAATTTCACCCAGAAGCAAGCCCCGGACCAATGGATTCAAACGCCATTTTTGATGAGTTTATTCAAACTGTGGCGCTAAAGGAGAGAGATCATCTATATGCATAA
- a CDS encoding acetylornithine transaminase: MSYLFPTYKKKDIQLTQGKGAFLYSQDGKRYLDFMSGIAVTNLGHNHPSIVQALHKQADLLWHGSNLFHYEVQEQAAKQLVEKSSCDAVFFCNSGAEANEAAIKLARKATGKSHIISMKQSFHGRTLGSMAATGQAAIHEGYGPLLSSFTYVDFNDTDALELAVQEDTAAIMIEVVQGEGGVHVINEAYVEAINTLKEKHNLLLIIDEIQTGIGRTGTFFAYEHYRLDPDIVTVAKGLGNGFPVGAMLGKKPLIESFQAGSHGSTFGGNPLGMAIVKAVLDIYEPAFLTTIRTHADEWVKELKKELSTCSIVKDIRGSGFLIGLETTVEAQQVIHRCEERGLLLLPAGAHVTRLLPPLTITKQEWKEAQLILKTVLTDIEQNG, from the coding sequence ATGAGCTATTTATTTCCTACTTATAAAAAGAAAGATATCCAGTTAACCCAAGGTAAGGGAGCGTTTTTATACAGTCAAGACGGCAAACGATACCTTGATTTTATGTCTGGCATCGCCGTTACGAATTTAGGGCATAATCACCCAAGTATCGTGCAAGCATTGCACAAACAGGCAGATTTATTATGGCATGGCTCCAACTTATTCCATTATGAAGTTCAAGAACAAGCAGCAAAACAGCTTGTTGAAAAAAGTAGTTGTGATGCGGTGTTTTTCTGCAATAGCGGTGCAGAAGCAAATGAAGCAGCAATCAAGCTTGCTAGAAAAGCTACTGGCAAGTCACATATTATATCGATGAAGCAATCGTTCCATGGAAGAACGCTAGGTTCTATGGCCGCCACAGGTCAAGCCGCTATTCATGAAGGATACGGTCCTTTACTATCTTCCTTTACCTATGTTGATTTTAACGATACCGATGCACTCGAATTAGCCGTGCAAGAGGATACAGCCGCCATTATGATTGAAGTTGTTCAAGGAGAAGGTGGCGTACATGTGATCAACGAAGCGTATGTGGAAGCCATCAACACCCTTAAAGAAAAACACAATCTTTTGCTAATCATTGATGAAATCCAAACAGGAATCGGTCGAACAGGTACGTTTTTTGCTTATGAACACTATCGGTTGGATCCGGATATTGTGACGGTCGCTAAAGGACTAGGAAACGGGTTCCCAGTCGGCGCCATGTTAGGAAAGAAACCATTAATTGAATCGTTTCAAGCAGGCTCACACGGCTCAACGTTCGGTGGAAATCCGTTAGGAATGGCTATTGTAAAAGCTGTTTTAGACATTTATGAACCTGCGTTCTTGACAACGATCCGCACGCATGCAGACGAATGGGTAAAAGAATTAAAAAAAGAGCTATCCACATGTTCTATTGTGAAAGACATCCGTGGCAGTGGCTTCCTTATTGGACTTGAAACGACAGTGGAAGCACAGCAAGTTATTCATAGGTGTGAAGAAAGAGGATTGTTATTATTGCCTGCAGGTGCTCATGTAACTAGATTATTACCGCCACTTACAATAACGAAACAAGAGTGGAAAGAAGCTCAACTAATACTAAAGACTGTTTTAACAGACATTGAACAAAACGGATAA
- the argB gene encoding acetylglutamate kinase — protein MSKRTVIKIGGSMLAELSEDFYNGLIERQRSGEELIIVHGGGPAINDQLQKANIEVEFEQGLRKTTAPVLTIVKDVLFHQVNQSIVNQLQALGMNAISLNGYDHRFIHATLMDEQRLGLVGDVKMVHTEVLETALREQMVPVVSPLGLTACGKQVNINADTVASSVAKALAAEEFIVVTDVDGVYIKAEKQAKLNEIDIKKFIEQGDITGGMIPKVTGALNSLSEHLQRVRIVSGKERLTVESGTVIEKGTLVP, from the coding sequence GTGAGCAAACGAACGGTTATAAAAATTGGTGGAAGCATGCTAGCTGAACTTAGTGAAGATTTTTACAATGGTCTAATTGAGCGTCAGCGCTCAGGTGAGGAACTTATTATCGTTCACGGTGGTGGGCCAGCTATTAATGACCAATTGCAGAAAGCCAACATTGAAGTCGAATTTGAACAAGGGTTACGAAAGACAACTGCACCGGTGCTAACGATTGTAAAGGATGTCTTGTTTCATCAGGTGAACCAATCCATTGTTAATCAACTTCAAGCTCTAGGAATGAACGCGATTTCGTTAAACGGGTATGATCACCGTTTCATTCATGCAACTTTAATGGATGAACAACGATTAGGCTTAGTTGGTGATGTGAAGATGGTTCATACAGAAGTGTTAGAAACGGCACTTCGTGAACAAATGGTTCCGGTTGTTTCTCCGTTAGGCTTAACGGCATGTGGCAAGCAAGTAAATATTAATGCAGATACAGTTGCTTCATCCGTGGCAAAAGCTTTAGCTGCAGAAGAGTTTATTGTTGTGACTGATGTAGATGGTGTTTATATTAAAGCCGAGAAACAAGCTAAACTAAATGAAATAGACATTAAGAAATTTATTGAACAAGGGGACATTACAGGCGGAATGATTCCTAAAGTGACAGGTGCACTGAATAGTCTTTCTGAACATTTGCAGCGAGTGCGTATTGTAAGTGGAAAAGAGCGATTAACTGTAGAAAGTGGCACGGTTATTGAGAAAGGAACGCTTGTCCCATAA
- the argJ gene encoding bifunctional glutamate N-acetyltransferase/amino-acid acetyltransferase ArgJ, with protein sequence MLNEQQHEQINIIKNGCIDDVQGFHTAGTHCGLKREKPDLGLIYCSNVAEAAGVFTTNQIQAAPLRLTKSLIETTGTLQAVVVNSGNANACTGKQGMIDAEEMQKCVAEKLNLNETDVAVSSTGVIGEPLPMKKVRTGIKTLSLTESQASFAEAILTTDTTTKEICVEFVIDEQAVRIAGVAKGSGMIHPNMATMLSFLVTDATIQGNELQQLLKDVTNKTFNRITVDGDSSTNDMVLALASNKVQHNQLNQDHPQWAVFQEAFQLCATELAKMIARDGEGATKLIEVQVVGAKSNDEAGIIAKTIVGSDLVKTAVFGKDGNWGRIICAIGYSGCTISPDLIDIAIGPYATLKESEPCGTNDKAITTYMTDEETIVISVNLHVGTGVGKAWGCDLSYDYVRINAGYRT encoded by the coding sequence ATTTTAAATGAGCAACAACATGAACAGATAAACATAATAAAAAACGGCTGTATTGACGATGTGCAAGGGTTTCATACAGCTGGCACTCATTGCGGGTTAAAACGAGAAAAACCTGATCTTGGACTCATTTATTGTTCGAACGTAGCAGAGGCAGCTGGTGTATTTACGACAAATCAAATCCAAGCAGCGCCGCTTCGTCTTACGAAATCTCTTATTGAAACTACAGGTACGTTACAAGCAGTCGTTGTAAATAGCGGCAATGCCAACGCTTGTACGGGTAAACAAGGGATGATTGATGCCGAGGAAATGCAAAAATGTGTAGCAGAGAAATTAAATCTCAATGAAACCGATGTGGCTGTTTCTTCGACAGGTGTGATTGGCGAACCGTTGCCAATGAAGAAAGTAAGAACAGGAATCAAAACGTTATCATTAACAGAAAGCCAAGCAAGCTTTGCGGAAGCCATTCTAACAACAGATACGACAACAAAAGAAATTTGTGTAGAATTTGTTATCGATGAGCAGGCAGTTCGTATTGCTGGGGTTGCAAAAGGTTCGGGGATGATACATCCAAATATGGCGACGATGCTTAGTTTTTTAGTTACAGACGCAACGATTCAAGGCAACGAGCTACAACAATTATTAAAAGACGTAACAAATAAAACATTCAATCGAATAACCGTAGACGGTGACTCCTCTACAAATGATATGGTTCTTGCCTTGGCGTCTAACAAGGTGCAGCATAATCAGCTTAACCAAGACCATCCACAATGGGCTGTTTTTCAAGAAGCATTTCAGCTTTGTGCAACAGAGCTTGCTAAAATGATTGCTCGAGATGGAGAAGGTGCGACAAAGCTTATTGAGGTACAGGTAGTTGGTGCAAAATCCAATGACGAAGCAGGAATAATAGCGAAAACAATAGTAGGTTCCGATTTAGTGAAGACAGCAGTATTTGGGAAAGATGGCAATTGGGGTAGGATTATTTGTGCAATTGGTTATAGTGGTTGCACGATTTCTCCGGATCTAATTGATATTGCTATTGGTCCATATGCAACGCTAAAGGAAAGCGAACCATGCGGAACGAACGATAAAGCGATAACGACTTATATGACAGATGAAGAAACGATCGTTATTTCAGTTAATCTCCATGTAGGTACAGGAGTAGGGAAAGCATGGGGCTGTGATTTATCCTATGACTATGTTCGTATCAATGCAGGGTATCGTACTTAG